In Brassica oleracea var. oleracea cultivar TO1000 unplaced genomic scaffold, BOL UnpScaffold02012, whole genome shotgun sequence, the genomic stretch aaaaaaaaagaaagtaccGAAAATATACGTATCGAGACTGGAATTCTCCATTAGTTCAAAGAGTAGAATCATCTCCTCTCCCTCAAAGCAGTATCCGATTAGCTGGACGAGGTTGACATGTTGAACGCTGGCGATCAAATTCACCTCGTTGGTGAAACCTTCGATCCCATGAGCTGATCTCACCAACAGCCTTTTAGCTGCGATTGCTTGCCCGTCTGGTAAAATCCCCTGTTTCCAGTTACCACGTACGTGTTTTATATAAGTTTCAGGGAGTTTAGCTTAGCCcagtaatatattttctatatacgTTTATACCTTGTAAACAATACCGTAACCACCTTTTCCTATCTTGTTGCAATCAGAAAAGTTTTCTGTGGCCTTGACAACCTTTACTAGCTCCATCGGTACACATTGTAAATTCcctatatatgtattaattatgATCATTTAAAACCTTTTTATCTATTCAGAcagaagataaaaataaaataaagaaagataatcTCAGGAATACCAATAGGTGGTGCAACGGTTCTTGTTGGAatcctcttctttcttttccagAAACAGAACAATATGAAAATGACACCCAGAAGAAACACAATGCAGATTCCAATAATCAACATTATGCTTTTTGCActcatttt encodes the following:
- the LOC106321564 gene encoding G-type lectin S-receptor-like serine/threonine-protein kinase SRK; the protein is MKLPDITKSIVDMTIGLKECKEKCNRNCNCTAFANPDMQNSCVIWVGEIIDLRKSMIAGQDLFVRLAATDISVTNSNKNTRKMSAKSIMLIIGICIVFLLGVIFILFCFWKRKKRIPTRTVAPPIGNLQCVPMELVKVVKATENFSDCNKIGKGGYGIVYKGILPDGQAIAAKRLLVRSAHGIEGFTNEVNLIASVQHVNLVQLIGYCFEGEEMILLFELMENSSLDT